The following are encoded in a window of Wolbachia endosymbiont (group B) of Hofmannophila pseudospretella genomic DNA:
- a CDS encoding crossover junction endodeoxyribonuclease RuvC has translation MLTLDLGKQTGWAILTDGVIESGSKSFHGSRFSGGGMCFLSFHNWLNSLKHEFTAVYFEEVRRHLGTDAAHCYGGFLAVLSAWCEENNIPYQGVNVKTIKRFITGKGNASKSEVIEAVKEKGVLPKDDNESDALALMFYVMDFSKDINKMKNP, from the coding sequence ATCTTAACACTAGATCTCGGCAAACAAACGGGCTGGGCAATTCTAACAGATGGAGTAATTGAAAGTGGAAGCAAAAGCTTTCATGGTAGCCGTTTCAGTGGAGGTGGAATGTGTTTTTTAAGTTTTCACAATTGGCTTAATTCTTTGAAACATGAGTTCACTGCAGTGTATTTTGAGGAAGTAAGAAGACATCTAGGAACTGATGCAGCTCATTGCTATGGTGGTTTTCTTGCAGTGCTGTCTGCTTGGTGTGAAGAGAACAATATTCCCTACCAAGGTGTTAATGTTAAAACTATAAAACGCTTTATAACAGGCAAAGGTAATGCAAGTAAGAGTGAAGTTATTGAAGCTGTAAAGGAAAAAGGGGTTTTGCCTAAAGATGATAATGAATCTGATGCTTTAGCATTAATGTTCTATGTTATGGATTTCAGTAAAGATATTAATAAGATGAAAAATCCATAA
- a CDS encoding sigma-70 family RNA polymerase sigma factor produces the protein MKNSYQGIDSTIVKHVRFQASRLKSKSCFINESLEDIEQELFCQVWQYLNRHDEKRSSFSTFVARLANYCARNMLRNQLCLKRNITFDDINDDIPDHRNSEIEAIIRTDINNIISTLSEKDSNLCQLLKVFTITEVSVITKIPKTTIYRTLERIRNKFSVLEKL, from the coding sequence ATGAAGAATTCTTATCAAGGAATCGATTCTACAATTGTTAAACATGTGAGATTTCAAGCTTCGCGCCTTAAATCCAAAAGCTGTTTTATTAACGAAAGTCTCGAAGATATAGAACAAGAGCTTTTTTGTCAGGTTTGGCAATATCTTAACCGGCACGATGAGAAAAGAAGTAGTTTTAGTACTTTCGTTGCTAGATTAGCTAATTATTGTGCTCGCAATATGTTACGCAATCAGTTATGTCTAAAACGTAATATAACTTTTGATGATATAAACGACGATATTCCAGATCATAGGAACTCGGAAATCGAAGCGATAATTCGCACTGATATAAATAATATAATTTCAACTTTGTCTGAAAAAGATAGTAATTTATGTCAATTACTTAAGGTATTTACTATTACTGAAGTTTCTGTAATAACCAAAATACCAAAGACAACTATCTATCGCACACTAGAACGAATACGCAATAAATTCTCAGTTTTAGAGAAGTTATAA